A genomic region of Seriola aureovittata isolate HTS-2021-v1 ecotype China chromosome 21, ASM2101889v1, whole genome shotgun sequence contains the following coding sequences:
- the LOC130162009 gene encoding carbohydrate sulfotransferase 3-like: MRIKYTISIVFFVALVIIEKENNIISRVSDKLTLKQTPQTPLQLSGFSHILLKHNGSSTSLSKMDPAFLQMKQRLENYSEHQEVMTRARKHILLLATTRTGSSFVGEFFNQQGDNMFYLFEPLWHVEKMLTLETGGTNATAAAKAYRDVLKQLFLCDFSLLESFLDPLPVDHITTALFRRESSSSLCEESVCSPFIKGVFERYHCRTRRCGPLNLTMASESCLQKEHRAIKSVRVRQLETLRPLVEDPRLDVKFIQLVRDPRAVLASRMVAFAAKYKNWKQWAMGGDVPIDDEEVRKLKGNCDNIRMSAEIGLRQPLWLRGRYMLVRYEDIARFPMRKATEMYRFTGIPFTPQVKSWILKNTQASKETSGVYSTQKNSSQQVEKWRFSLPFKIAQVVQKVCGPTLKLFGYKFVSSEEMLTDKSVSLIEDKVFNFL; encoded by the exons ATGAGGATCAAATACACAATATCCATTGTCTTTTTTGTGGCACTTGTTATCATtgagaaggaaaacaacattATCTCAAG ggTGTCAGATAAGCTCACCTTAAAGCAGACCCCCCAGACCCCACTACAGCTCAGTGGCTTTTCCCACATACTGCTGAAGCACAATGGTTCCTCCACCTCACTCAGCAAGATGGACCCCGCCTTCCTGCAGATGAAGCAGCGCCTGGAGAACTACAGTGAGCACCAGGAGGTGATGACAAGGGCAAGGAAACACATTCTCCTATTAGCCACCACCAGGACGGGCTCCTCGTTTGTGGGCGAGTTTTTCAACCAGCAGGGCGATAACATGTTTTACTTGTTTGAGCCGCTCTGGCATGTGGAGAAGATGTTGACACTGGAGACCGGCGGCACCAACGCCACAGCGGCGGCCAAGGCGTACCGCGACGTGCTCAAGCAGCTCTTCCTGTGTGACTTCTCCCTGCTGGAGAGCTTTCTCGACCCCCTCCCTGTGGACCATATCACCACCGCCCTCTTCCGCAGGGAGTCCAGCAGCTCTTTGTGTGAGGAGTCAGTCTGCAGCCCCTTCATCAAAGGGGTCTTTGAGCGGTATCATTGCAGGACCAGGCGCTGTGGGCCCCTGAACCTGACCATGGCGTCTGAGTCCTGCCTCCAGAAGGAGCACAGGGCCATCAAGTCAGTGAGGGTGCGCCAGCTGGAGACCCTCCGTCCCCTAGTTGAGGACCCACGTCTCGATGTTAAGTTCATTCAGCTGGTTCGGGATCCTCGGGCTGTACTGGCTTCGCGCATGGTGGCCTTTGCAGCCAAATACAAGAACTGGAAGCAGTGGGCCATGGGTGGGGACGTACCCATTGATGACGAGGAGGTGAGGAAGCTGAAAGGAAACTGCGACAACATCAGGATGTCTGCAGAGATCGGCCTCAGGCAGCCGCTGTGGTTGCGCGGGCGTTACATGCTAGTTCGGTACGAGGACATCGCTCGGTTCCCCATGAGGAAGGCAACGGAGATGTACAGGTTTACCGGAATCCCGTTCACTCCACAAGTGAAATCCTGGATCCTGAAGAACACCCAGGCCTCCAAGGAGACCAGTGGTGTTTactccacacagaaaaactCCTCCCAACAAGTAGAGAAATGGAGGTTCAGTTTACCTTTCAAAATAGCCCAGGTTGTCCAGAAAGTTTGTGGGCCAACGCTGAAGCTTTTTGGCTACAAATTTGTAAGCAGTGAAGAAATGTTAACAGATAAGTCTGTTAGTTTGATTGAGGATAAAGTGTTCAACTTTTTATAG